The following proteins are encoded in a genomic region of Drosophila willistoni isolate 14030-0811.24 chromosome 3R, UCI_dwil_1.1, whole genome shotgun sequence:
- the LOC6647889 gene encoding protein dalmatian, with translation MVKEKRNATKLRSHFEITSKYPKRRQREKEKIDPIPATTTTTASPVTNQMKSIKKCVVKIKRLKNLPKSHTNNHIDASNLGDAMFDPDLVRNSTMVFQPTPCKVRLKRTTLTKTKTPTAEAKEQQTSREPRFFHRDQPPTRTRSSVTRNVYEFLSESQIEDPQEHKDPAEDIIKKMVNDGRACIMTRTRKAGQFRAKPVKRKVRAVGKRRVCSLEDARPEKRQPAMSPIFELDAYSNEQQTPSPPILHKVPRIMSPIYELEDDSDDQETFPPPITPIVQKAPQAMSPIYELDANSSEEDEPNPIQVLAQVHVPSPETHKSVTEPSAYSHLARSVILNQTQNHNNLTSPSKRRHQLDLVRQFISTPINGKNGKAVTTTISPIPTQTAGKVVSPAGGGGSSPWRVSQESSLPNTFRFGLNTSYLPSFSSDHQPKRHVYIPDENCQRAPSSDCSTQEEIRNNSNGENMPPVATPAGNENMENLVHLPNPRRTLQNRMPLKDINILEVVHLPPWKKNPLGQATPLKDESALRDAISPITQRSSSDHSRRESRNLFGFEEFLDPNEHSQHEVQATALSQDQTLNDKLQRMKRLRPVDRDFPQVASTPLRYGYDNQLQQRSIRQMLCSTMIAPVFQPPSRNVDDSVGLFSETQLEPEVSFDHKKPRRTYLQERPKRKRKQRVKVVFIDTDSSDNDDDEEDSLESPQKAAKKRCRKDAEHEANLREFVTSFNKQCEEVEKFPVIIE, from the exons atggTTAAAGAAAAGCGAAATGCTACCAAATTGCGCTCCCATTTTGAAATAACGAGTAAATATCCAAAAAGGCGTCAAAGGGAGAAGGAAAAAATTGACCCCataccagcaacaacaacaacaactgcgtCTCCGGTAACCAACCAAATGAAGTCTATAAAGAAATGCGTTGTGAAAATAAAACGCCTTAAAAATCTTCCGAAATCACATACAAATAATCACATTGATGCTTCGAATTTGGGTGATGCTATGTTCGATCCTGATCTGGTACGGAACTCCACCATGGTGTTTCAGCCAA CGCCTTGCAAAGTACGCCTCAAACGTACAACATTAACAAAGACAAAGACTCCGACAGCAGAAGCTAAAGAGCAACAAACTAGCCGGGAGCCTAGATTTTTCCATAGAGATCAGCCACCGACTCGAACAAGATCTTCAGTGACTCGTAATGTCTATGAGTTTCTTTCCGAATCTCAAATCGAGGACCCTCAGGAACACAAAGATCCAGCTGAGGACATAATTAAGAAAATGGTCAACGATGGCAGAGCGTGTATAATGACGCGTACTCGGAAGGCAGGACAATTTCGAGCTAAGCCTGTTAAAAGGAAAGTGCGAGCTGTGGGCAAAAGGAGAGTATGTTCCTTGGAAGATGCCCGCCCTGAAAAACGACAACCGGCCATGTCGCCCATCTTCGAACTTGACGCTTATTCCAATGAGCAACAAACGCCGTCGCCACCAATTTTACACAAAGTACCTCGAATAATGTCGCCCATCTACGAACTTGAAGACGATTCCGATGATCAAGAAACATTCCCGCCGCCCATCACACCAATTGTTCAAAAGGCGCCTCAGGCCATGTCACCCATCTACGAACTGGATGCTAATTCCAGTGAGGAAGATGAACCGAATCCTATTCAAGTCTTGGCCCAAGTGCATGTTCCTAGCCCAGAAACTCATAAATCTGTGACAGAGCCCTCAGCCTATAGCCATCTAGCGCGTTCGGTTATATTGAATCAAACTCAAAATCATAATAATTTGACCTCCCCATCAAAAAGGCGACACCAATTGGACTTGGTGCGACAATTTATAAGCACTCCCATTAATGGCAAAAATGGAAAAGCAGTGACTACTACAATTTCACCAATTCCCACACAGACTGCGGGCAAAGTTGTTAGTCCAGCCGGAGGAGGAGGTTCTTCGCCTTGGCGGGTTTCCCAGGAGTCGTCGCTGCCAAATACATTTAGATTTGGATTAAATACATCATATTTGCCTTCATTCTCCAGTGACCATCAACCGAAACGGCATGTATACATACCAGATGAGAACTGCCAAAGGGCTCCATCTTCCGATTGTTCAACACAGGAAGAGATAAGAAACAACTCGAATGGAGAAAATATGCCACCAGTGGCTACTCCCGCAGGCAATGAAAACATGGAAAACCTAGTGCATTTGCCAAATCCCAGGAGGACATTACAAAATCGCATGCCACTCAAAGACATCAACATATTGGAGGTTGTCCATCTGCCCCCATGGAAAAAGAATCCACTGGGTCAGGCCACGCCCTTAAAAGATGAATCAGCCCTTAGAGATGCAATATCACCAATTACTCAAAGATCCAGTTCTGATCACAGTCGTCGCGAAAGCCGTAATCTCTTTGGTTTTGAAGAGTTTCTTGATCCCAATGAGCATTCCCAACATGAAGTGCAGGCCACAGCTTTAAGTCAGGATCAAACACTCAATGACAAGCTCCAGCGAATGAAGAGACTACGTCCGGTTGACCGGGATTTTCCACAGGTCGCTTCAACACCTTTGCGTTACGGGTATGATAATCAACTACAACAGCGTAGCATAAGACAGATGCTATGCTCCACGATGATTGCACCAGTATTCCAACCACCTTCACGAAATGTAGATGATTCGGTAGGATTGTTTTCGGAGACGCAACTCGAACCGGAAGTATCATTTGACCACAAG AAACCGAGAAGAACCTACCTTCAGGAGCGACCCAAACGCAAACGAAAGCAACGCGTTAAAGTTGTATTCATTGACACCGATTCTTCCGACAACGACGATGACGAGGAGGACTCGCTTGAATCTCCACAGAAAGCAGCTAAGAAACGATGTCGCAAAGATGCCGAGCATGAGGCCAATCTAAGGGAATTTGTTACCAGTTTTAACAAGCAATGCGAGGAAGTGGAAAAGTTTCCAGTGATTATTGAATAA